One Chromobacterium paludis genomic window carries:
- a CDS encoding NUDIX hydrolase: protein MEDRNKTDRLPNDLARRATAIIELPDGVLVTASRGGRYNLPGGKANRGELRSQALIREIREETGLRINSMLYLFDHITPFNAHKVYLCIAQGQPKPQNEIERIALVSSPDTDMDLFVEGRAILRRYARLRNEETAKGQALRAMLGLARYIAKVD from the coding sequence TTGGAAGACCGAAACAAGACTGATCGCCTGCCCAATGACTTGGCCAGGCGCGCCACTGCCATCATTGAATTGCCCGACGGCGTCCTCGTCACCGCCAGCCGCGGCGGGCGCTACAACCTGCCTGGCGGCAAAGCCAACCGCGGCGAACTGCGCTCCCAGGCCCTGATCCGCGAGATCCGCGAGGAAACCGGCCTGCGCATCAACTCCATGCTGTACCTGTTCGACCACATCACGCCCTTCAACGCGCACAAGGTCTACCTGTGCATCGCCCAGGGCCAGCCCAAACCGCAGAACGAAATCGAGCGCATCGCCCTGGTGTCGTCGCCGGACACCGACATGGACCTGTTCGTCGAAGGCCGCGCCATCCTGCGCCGCTACGCCCGGCTGCGCAACGAGGAAACCGCCAAGGGCCAGGCCCTGCGCGCCATGCTGGGCTTGGCGCGCTACATCGCCAAGGTGGACTGA
- a CDS encoding undecaprenyl-diphosphate phosphatase — translation MNPIEALLFAVIQGVSELFPVSSLGHGVLIPDWLHWSINRTHPDFLPFMVMLHLGTAAALLIYFRRDWIELIGGWLKAGGRASNPHARLMWLVIAGTIPAGLLGLLLEKQLRALFTSSTAVLVFLTLNGLLLLLGDRMKKKTASHDLSQLSFAGAFKIGAGQALALLPGFSRSGATLVSGLAHGLDYASSARFSFLLATPIITAAGVLEIPKLAHHGQGSVQWGLLLACGAVAGLCAYASTWFLMRYFKKTEIESLRPFGFYCLLVGIAGLIAKML, via the coding sequence ATGAATCCAATCGAAGCCTTGCTGTTCGCCGTGATCCAGGGCGTCAGCGAACTGTTTCCGGTCAGCAGCCTGGGGCACGGCGTGCTGATTCCGGACTGGCTGCACTGGTCCATCAACCGCACCCACCCAGACTTCCTGCCCTTCATGGTCATGCTGCACTTGGGCACCGCCGCCGCGCTGCTGATCTATTTCCGCCGCGACTGGATAGAGCTGATTGGCGGCTGGCTGAAGGCCGGCGGCCGCGCCAGCAACCCGCACGCGCGCCTGATGTGGCTGGTGATCGCCGGCACGATTCCGGCCGGCCTGTTGGGCCTCTTGCTGGAAAAGCAGCTGCGCGCGCTGTTCACCAGCAGCACCGCAGTGCTGGTCTTCCTGACGCTGAACGGCCTGCTGCTGCTGCTGGGCGACCGCATGAAGAAAAAAACCGCCTCGCACGACCTGTCCCAACTCAGCTTCGCCGGCGCGTTCAAGATCGGCGCCGGCCAGGCGCTGGCGCTGCTGCCGGGCTTCTCCCGCTCCGGCGCCACCCTGGTGAGCGGCCTGGCCCATGGTCTCGATTACGCCTCCTCCGCCCGCTTCTCCTTCCTGCTGGCCACGCCCATCATCACCGCGGCGGGCGTGCTGGAAATCCCCAAGCTGGCCCACCACGGCCAGGGCTCCGTCCAATGGGGCCTGTTGCTGGCCTGCGGCGCGGTGGCGGGACTCTGCGCCTATGCCAGCACCTGGTTTCTGATGCGCTACTTCAAGAAGACGGAAATCGAGTCGCTGCGCCCCTTCGGCTTTTACTGCCTGCTGGTCGGCATCGCCGGCCTGATTGCAAAAATGCTTTAA
- a CDS encoding NupC/NupG family nucleoside CNT transporter codes for MHIVQFLIGLVVVLALTQLVARDRKNIKIRSVIQLLVVEIALAFFLLNTPYGLAIVGSISSVFTKLMDFAKDGTDFAFGGILNKGEFSFFLLVLMPIVFISVLIGILQHIRVLPVVIRAVGFVLSKVSGMGKIESFNAISSMMVGQSENFIAYKNIIHTFDEKRMYTLAATAMSTVSMSIVGSYMQMIEPRFVVTALVLNLFSTFVILSLINPYDSALGDDELISSEAHRVSFFEMLGEYILTGFKIAVIVAAMLVGFIALISCVNFIFTAIFGINFQTMLGYVFWPFAWLMGVPTHEALTASSIMATKLVTNEFVAMLELKNQAAHLSSYTRGVLSIFLVSFANFSSIGIIAGAVKGLNEERGNMVSRFGLKLVYGSSLVSILSALIAGLVLATY; via the coding sequence ATGCATATCGTTCAATTCCTGATCGGCCTGGTTGTGGTACTGGCCCTGACGCAACTGGTCGCGCGCGACCGGAAGAACATCAAGATCCGCTCCGTCATCCAGCTGCTGGTGGTCGAGATCGCCTTGGCCTTCTTCCTGCTGAACACCCCCTATGGCCTGGCCATCGTCGGCAGCATCTCCAGCGTCTTCACCAAGTTGATGGACTTTGCCAAGGATGGCACCGACTTCGCCTTCGGCGGCATCCTGAACAAGGGCGAATTCAGCTTCTTCCTGCTGGTGCTGATGCCCATCGTGTTCATCTCCGTGCTGATCGGCATCCTGCAGCACATCCGCGTGCTGCCGGTGGTGATCCGCGCCGTGGGCTTCGTGCTGTCCAAGGTCAGCGGCATGGGCAAGATCGAGTCCTTCAACGCCATCAGCTCGATGATGGTGGGCCAGTCCGAGAACTTCATCGCCTACAAGAACATCATCCACACCTTCGACGAAAAACGCATGTACACGCTGGCCGCCACCGCCATGTCCACCGTGTCCATGTCCATCGTCGGCTCCTATATGCAGATGATTGAGCCGCGCTTTGTGGTGACCGCGCTGGTGCTCAACCTGTTCAGCACCTTCGTCATCCTGTCGCTGATCAATCCCTATGACAGCGCCCTGGGCGACGACGAGCTGATCAGCAGCGAGGCGCATCGCGTGTCCTTCTTTGAAATGCTGGGCGAGTACATCCTGACCGGCTTCAAGATCGCCGTGATCGTGGCCGCCATGCTGGTGGGTTTCATCGCCCTGATTTCCTGCGTCAACTTCATCTTCACCGCCATCTTCGGCATCAACTTCCAGACCATGCTGGGCTATGTGTTCTGGCCGTTCGCCTGGCTGATGGGCGTGCCGACGCACGAAGCGCTGACCGCCAGCAGCATCATGGCCACCAAGCTGGTGACCAATGAATTCGTCGCCATGCTGGAACTGAAGAATCAAGCCGCGCACCTGTCCAGCTACACCCGCGGCGTGCTGTCCATCTTCCTGGTGTCCTTCGCCAACTTCAGCTCCATCGGCATCATCGCCGGCGCGGTGAAGGGCCTGAACGAAGAGCGCGGCAATATGGTGTCCCGTTTCGGCCTGAAGCTGGTTTACGGCTCCTCCCTGGTCAGCATCCTGTCCGCGCTGATCGCCGGCCTGGTCCTGGCCACCTACTAA
- a CDS encoding L,D-transpeptidase, with product MRKWFWPLMLGWALSLPVVAAIMPVPDVEINPMGRHLVLNLPQARLFLYEDGKLKRIFPVAVGKMLTQTPIGSFDITGIYRDPSWHVPKSIQDEMRRSGKEVQTVVPPGPNNPLGPVFVRFGESKLGLGFHGTNAPASVPGFRSHGCVRLRNDDALALANTVSRGDAVTVAYQTILLNEDEAGQLWLTVYRNHYKQDDPSMPYLADTLLAWQHQHQVALYGQRVDAALKQRNGTPVCISCQNVKAQVSGGLTPLPWLSRMSLPQPLPATEEPAPHEPGPPLSQRGRGAGKAG from the coding sequence ATGCGCAAGTGGTTTTGGCCGCTGATGCTGGGCTGGGCGCTGTCCCTTCCGGTTGTGGCGGCGATCATGCCGGTGCCGGATGTTGAGATCAATCCGATGGGCCGCCACTTGGTGCTGAATTTGCCGCAGGCGCGGTTGTTCCTATATGAGGACGGCAAGCTGAAGCGCATCTTCCCGGTGGCGGTGGGCAAGATGCTGACGCAGACGCCGATAGGCAGTTTCGACATCACCGGCATTTACCGCGACCCCAGCTGGCATGTGCCCAAGTCCATCCAGGATGAAATGCGGCGCAGCGGCAAGGAGGTGCAGACCGTGGTGCCGCCGGGGCCCAACAACCCCCTGGGGCCGGTGTTCGTGCGCTTTGGCGAAAGCAAGCTGGGGCTGGGTTTTCATGGCACCAACGCGCCGGCGTCCGTGCCCGGTTTTCGCAGCCACGGCTGCGTGCGCCTGCGCAACGACGATGCGCTGGCGCTGGCCAACACGGTCAGCCGCGGTGACGCCGTCACCGTGGCGTATCAAACCATACTGCTAAACGAGGACGAGGCCGGCCAGCTGTGGCTGACGGTTTATCGCAATCACTACAAGCAGGACGATCCGTCCATGCCGTACCTGGCCGATACCTTGCTGGCCTGGCAGCATCAGCATCAGGTGGCGCTGTACGGCCAGCGCGTGGATGCGGCCTTGAAGCAGCGCAACGGCACGCCAGTCTGCATCAGCTGCCAGAATGTCAAGGCGCAGGTCAGCGGCGGCCTGACGCCGCTGCCGTGGTTGTCGCGGATGAGTTTGCCGCAGCCCTTGCCGGCTACAGAGGAGCCTGCCCCGCATGAGCCGGGGCCGCCGCTCAGCCAGCGCGGCCGCGGCGCCGGCAAGGCAGGATAG
- a CDS encoding O-acetylhomoserine aminocarboxypropyltransferase/cysteine synthase family protein, with translation MKLETLAVHAGYSPDPTTKAVAVPLYQTTSYAFDSTQHGADLFDLKVQGNIYTRIMNPTTDVLEKRLAALEGGIGALAVASGMAAIAYAIQTIAETGDNIIATRTLYGGTYNLFAHTFPQLGIEVRFVDYKDPAAIAGLVDARTKAVFCESIGNPLGNVVDFAAFAEEAHKHSLPLIVDNTVPSPYLCRPFEHGADIVVHSLTKYLGGHGNSIGGAIVDSGKFPWGQHQARFKRLNEPDVSYHGVNYVEALGEAAYIARARVVPLRNMGAALSPFNAFLILQGIETLALRMDRICDNALTAARFLQASPAVEWVEYAALPDHPSKPLADRYLGGRASGILSFGIRGGAEAGGRFIDALQLVTRLVNIGDAKSLACHPATTTHRQLSPEEQLQAGVRPELVRLSIGIEHIDDILADISQALKAAAQ, from the coding sequence ATGAAGCTGGAAACGCTCGCCGTCCACGCCGGCTACAGCCCGGACCCCACCACCAAGGCCGTGGCGGTGCCCTTGTATCAAACCACCAGCTACGCCTTCGACAGCACCCAGCACGGGGCGGACTTGTTCGATCTCAAGGTGCAGGGCAATATCTACACCCGCATCATGAACCCCACGACCGACGTGCTGGAGAAAAGGCTGGCGGCGCTGGAGGGCGGCATAGGCGCGCTGGCGGTGGCGTCGGGCATGGCCGCCATCGCCTACGCCATCCAGACCATCGCGGAGACCGGCGACAACATCATCGCCACCCGCACCTTGTACGGCGGCACCTATAACTTGTTCGCGCATACCTTCCCGCAGCTAGGCATAGAAGTGCGCTTCGTCGACTACAAAGACCCGGCCGCGATAGCCGGCCTGGTGGACGCGCGCACCAAAGCCGTGTTCTGCGAGTCGATCGGCAACCCGCTGGGCAATGTGGTGGACTTCGCCGCCTTCGCAGAAGAAGCGCACAAACATAGCCTGCCGCTGATCGTCGACAACACCGTGCCTTCGCCCTATCTGTGCCGGCCGTTCGAGCATGGCGCCGACATCGTGGTGCACAGCCTGACCAAATACCTGGGCGGCCACGGCAACAGCATAGGCGGCGCCATCGTCGATTCCGGCAAGTTTCCATGGGGACAACACCAGGCGCGCTTCAAGCGACTGAACGAGCCGGACGTCAGCTACCACGGCGTCAACTACGTGGAAGCGCTGGGCGAGGCCGCCTACATCGCCCGCGCCCGGGTGGTGCCGCTGCGCAATATGGGCGCGGCGCTGTCGCCGTTCAACGCCTTTCTGATCCTGCAGGGCATAGAGACGCTGGCGCTGCGCATGGACCGCATCTGCGACAACGCCTTGACAGCGGCGCGCTTCCTGCAAGCCAGTCCGGCGGTGGAATGGGTGGAATACGCCGCCCTGCCGGACCACCCCAGCAAGCCCCTGGCCGACCGCTACCTCGGCGGCCGCGCCTCCGGCATCCTGTCCTTCGGCATCCGGGGTGGCGCGGAGGCTGGCGGCCGCTTCATCGACGCCTTGCAACTGGTGACGCGGCTGGTCAATATCGGCGATGCCAAGTCCTTGGCCTGCCACCCCGCCACCACCACCCATCGCCAACTGTCGCCGGAGGAGCAGCTGCAGGCCGGCGTGCGGCCGGAGCTGGTGCGGCTGTCGATCGGCATCGAGCATATCGACGACATCCTGGCGGATATCAGCCAGGCGCTGAAAGCGGCGGCGCAATAA
- the rlmD gene encoding 23S rRNA (uracil(1939)-C(5))-methyltransferase RlmD codes for MTHPQTIALVESLDHEGRGVAHVDGKTIFIDGALPYEKVIYSSYRKKPSYENAQTSAVLKESFMRANPRCPHYGVCGGCSMQHVEFTAQVAIKQRVLEDNLKRIGKVKAERVLTPIAGPAWHYRHRARLSARMVAKKGGVLVGFHEKSSSYIAEMRECHILPQHISNLIMPLREMIAKLSISQRMPQVEVAVGDKVDILVFRNMDDITDADFAILKAFSDQHGSAERPLQIWLQPKGPDTCYPIYPLDAPKLSYSMPEYAVEMPYYPTEFTQVNPQINAVMVARALKFLDPQPGERIADMFCGIGNFTLPIARSGAVVHGMEGSQALVKRAVENATHNQLQDRVTYEMANLFEVTEESFASLGQFDKMLVDPPRDGAVQLLKAITEETAPKRIVYVSCNPATLARDAGILVNTKGYTLKAAGIINMFPHTAHVESVAWFEKTSPCKTRKEVEEIEAIEAAEREAAKAARLAEENAEKARKAQEAAERAAAKEARRAHYFAEKARREPESDPSSQT; via the coding sequence ATGACGCACCCACAGACTATTGCCCTGGTCGAATCGCTGGATCACGAAGGCCGGGGGGTCGCCCACGTTGACGGCAAGACCATCTTCATCGATGGCGCCCTGCCCTACGAAAAAGTTATCTACAGCAGCTACCGCAAGAAGCCCAGCTACGAAAACGCCCAGACCAGCGCCGTATTGAAGGAAAGCTTCATGCGCGCCAATCCGCGCTGCCCGCACTACGGCGTATGCGGCGGCTGTTCCATGCAGCACGTGGAATTCACCGCCCAGGTGGCGATCAAGCAGCGCGTGCTGGAAGACAACCTCAAGCGCATCGGCAAGGTCAAGGCCGAGCGCGTGCTCACGCCCATCGCCGGACCGGCCTGGCACTACCGCCATCGCGCCCGCCTGTCCGCCCGCATGGTGGCCAAGAAGGGCGGCGTGCTGGTGGGCTTCCACGAGAAAAGCTCCAGCTATATCGCCGAGATGCGCGAGTGCCACATTCTGCCCCAGCACATCTCCAACCTGATCATGCCGCTGCGCGAAATGATCGCCAAGCTGTCCATCAGCCAGCGCATGCCGCAGGTGGAAGTGGCCGTGGGCGACAAGGTCGACATCCTGGTGTTCCGCAATATGGACGACATCACCGATGCCGACTTCGCCATCCTGAAGGCCTTCTCCGACCAGCACGGCTCGGCTGAGCGCCCGCTGCAGATCTGGCTGCAGCCCAAGGGCCCGGACACCTGCTATCCCATCTATCCGCTGGACGCGCCCAAGCTGAGCTACAGCATGCCCGAGTACGCGGTGGAGATGCCCTACTACCCCACCGAATTCACCCAGGTGAACCCGCAGATCAACGCGGTGATGGTGGCACGCGCGCTGAAATTCCTGGACCCGCAGCCGGGCGAACGCATCGCCGACATGTTCTGCGGCATCGGCAACTTCACCCTGCCCATCGCCCGCTCCGGCGCCGTGGTGCACGGCATGGAAGGCAGCCAGGCGCTGGTCAAGCGCGCGGTGGAAAACGCCACCCACAATCAGCTGCAGGACCGCGTCACTTACGAGATGGCCAACCTGTTTGAGGTGACCGAGGAATCGTTCGCGTCCCTGGGCCAGTTCGACAAGATGCTGGTGGACCCGCCGCGCGACGGCGCGGTGCAGCTCTTGAAGGCCATCACCGAGGAAACCGCGCCCAAGCGCATCGTCTACGTGTCCTGCAACCCGGCCACGCTGGCGCGCGACGCCGGCATCCTGGTCAACACCAAGGGCTACACGCTGAAAGCGGCCGGCATCATCAATATGTTCCCGCACACCGCGCACGTGGAGTCCGTGGCCTGGTTCGAAAAGACCAGCCCGTGCAAGACGCGCAAGGAAGTCGAGGAAATCGAGGCGATCGAAGCCGCCGAGCGCGAAGCCGCCAAGGCCGCGCGCCTGGCCGAGGAAAACGCCGAGAAGGCGCGCAAGGCCCAGGAAGCGGCCGAACGCGCCGCCGCCAAGGAAGCCCGCCGCGCGCATTACTTCGCGGAAAAAGCCCGCCGCGAGCCCGAGTCCGACCCGTCGTCTCAAACGTGA
- the purU gene encoding formyltetrahydrofolate deformylase — translation MSHDKHSATLLISAPDKKGLVAAIANFLMTYNANIMHADQHQDTSENLFLMRVQWDLDGFTLPMDSFAAAFQPIADEHGMNWKVSLSTRKPRMAIFVSQYEHCLVDLMHRWRIGELGCDIPLVISNHETCRRLVEFNGIPFHVIPVTKDNKAEAEAEQFRLLEEAGVDFIVLARYMQILSGEFVKRYPDRVINIHHSFLPAFDGAKPYHRAFARGVKLIGATSHYVTEDLDEGPIIEQEVTRISHRDMVEDLVEKGRDLEKVVLSRAVRWHLDNRVLSYSNKTVVFD, via the coding sequence ATGAGTCACGACAAACACTCGGCCACGCTGCTGATCAGCGCGCCGGACAAGAAAGGCCTGGTAGCGGCCATCGCCAACTTCCTGATGACCTACAACGCCAACATCATGCATGCGGATCAGCATCAGGACACCAGTGAAAACCTGTTCCTGATGCGCGTGCAATGGGATCTGGACGGCTTTACCCTGCCGATGGACAGCTTTGCGGCCGCTTTCCAGCCCATCGCCGACGAGCATGGCATGAACTGGAAGGTGTCGCTGTCCACGCGCAAGCCGCGCATGGCCATCTTCGTCTCTCAATACGAGCACTGCCTGGTGGACCTGATGCACCGCTGGCGCATCGGCGAGCTGGGTTGCGACATCCCGCTGGTGATTTCCAATCACGAAACCTGCCGCCGCCTGGTGGAGTTCAACGGCATCCCCTTCCATGTGATCCCGGTCACCAAGGACAATAAGGCGGAAGCCGAGGCCGAACAGTTCCGTCTGCTGGAGGAGGCCGGCGTCGATTTCATCGTGTTGGCGCGCTATATGCAGATCCTGTCCGGCGAGTTCGTTAAGCGTTACCCGGACCGCGTCATCAACATCCACCACAGCTTCCTGCCGGCTTTCGACGGCGCCAAGCCCTATCACCGCGCCTTCGCGCGCGGCGTCAAGCTGATCGGCGCCACCAGCCACTATGTGACCGAGGATCTGGACGAGGGGCCGATCATCGAGCAGGAAGTCACTCGCATTTCTCACCGCGACATGGTGGAGGATCTGGTGGAGAAGGGCCGCGACCTGGAGAAGGTGGTATTGTCCCGCGCTGTGCGCTGGCATCTGGATAATCGCGTGCTGTCTTACAGCAACAAGACCGTGGTTTTTGACTGA
- a CDS encoding SDR family NAD(P)-dependent oxidoreductase gives MQALAGKVALVTGASSGIGRATAKLFAQNGAALVLVARRRQALGALIAELPDQGARAAALYLASDASSFPTGAALLADGGVSVSRG, from the coding sequence ATGCAGGCTTTGGCGGGCAAGGTTGCCCTGGTGACGGGCGCAAGCTCCGGCATAGGCCGCGCGACGGCCAAGCTGTTTGCGCAAAACGGCGCGGCCTTGGTCTTGGTGGCGAGGCGGCGGCAGGCGCTGGGTGCCTTGATTGCGGAGCTGCCTGATCAAGGGGCCCGCGCGGCGGCGCTGTACTTGGCTTCCGATGCCTCCAGCTTCCCCACCGGCGCCGCGCTGCTGGCCGACGGCGGCGTGTCGGTCAGCCGGGGCTGA
- a CDS encoding aminotransferase-like domain-containing protein, whose amino-acid sequence MSQEPLYQQLVNEWIALIQNGTVRPGERLPSVRKACAMHKVSPSTILLTYRTLEDRGLIEARPQSGFYVKSAATLPLPRMRRQSAAHHTGEVVDQIEAVMGAQSQADFIDLSLASPRGSDFYPTSRFKHIMGRLLRQQPELTTDYPFPPGSERLRRQIAQRAVSWGCVLAADDLVISNGCTEALQLALRATCKPGDTVGVESPTYFALLPMLKDLGLSVIEIPTHPTSGLALDALELLLSEKRLNAIVAMPTVHNPLGSTMPPEAKQRLAQLVNDYQVPLIEDVPHADLFYGAATPNAVKAYDRDGWVLLCASYSKTLAPGFRLGWIAPGRFLSEVRRLKFSSSLGQPALLEETLAEYLESGGYDHHLRVIRRHFNSQMERLRGAVAQHFPAGTRATLPSGGCLLWVELPSHADTMQLFQAALAERITVVPGAMYSAKGRYRNCLRLSCCYPWNEAYQRALARVGELAGELAG is encoded by the coding sequence ATGAGCCAGGAGCCGCTATACCAGCAGCTGGTCAATGAATGGATAGCGCTGATCCAGAACGGCACCGTGCGGCCCGGCGAGCGCCTGCCTTCGGTGCGCAAGGCTTGCGCCATGCACAAGGTCAGCCCGTCCACCATTCTGCTGACCTACCGCACGCTGGAGGACCGCGGCCTGATCGAGGCGCGGCCGCAGTCCGGCTTCTACGTCAAGTCGGCCGCCACCCTGCCCCTGCCGCGCATGCGCCGGCAAAGCGCCGCCCACCACACCGGCGAAGTGGTGGACCAGATCGAGGCGGTGATGGGCGCGCAGAGCCAGGCGGACTTCATCGACCTGTCGCTGGCCAGCCCGCGCGGCAGCGACTTCTACCCCACCAGCCGCTTCAAGCACATCATGGGCCGGCTGCTGCGCCAACAGCCCGAGCTGACCACCGACTACCCCTTCCCGCCCGGCTCTGAGCGGCTGCGCAGGCAGATCGCCCAGCGCGCGGTGAGCTGGGGCTGCGTGCTGGCGGCGGACGACCTGGTGATCAGCAATGGCTGCACCGAGGCGCTGCAATTGGCGCTGCGCGCCACTTGCAAGCCTGGCGACACGGTGGGCGTGGAATCGCCCACCTATTTCGCGCTGCTGCCCATGCTGAAGGATCTGGGATTGAGCGTGATCGAGATTCCCACCCATCCCACCAGCGGGCTGGCGCTGGACGCGCTGGAGTTGCTCTTGTCGGAAAAACGGCTCAACGCCATCGTCGCCATGCCCACCGTGCACAATCCGCTGGGCAGCACCATGCCGCCGGAAGCCAAACAACGCTTGGCGCAGCTGGTCAACGACTACCAGGTACCGCTGATCGAAGACGTGCCGCATGCCGATCTGTTCTACGGCGCCGCGACGCCAAACGCGGTCAAGGCCTACGACCGCGACGGCTGGGTGCTGCTATGCGCCAGCTACAGCAAAACGCTGGCGCCGGGCTTCCGCCTGGGCTGGATCGCGCCCGGCCGCTTTCTCAGCGAGGTGAGGCGGCTGAAATTCTCCAGCAGCCTGGGCCAGCCGGCGCTGCTGGAGGAAACCCTGGCCGAATATCTGGAAAGCGGCGGCTACGACCATCATCTGCGCGTCATCCGCCGCCATTTCAACAGCCAGATGGAGCGGCTGCGCGGCGCGGTGGCGCAGCATTTCCCCGCCGGCACCCGCGCCACCCTGCCCTCGGGCGGCTGCCTGCTGTGGGTGGAGCTGCCCAGCCACGCCGACACCATGCAGCTGTTCCAAGCGGCGCTGGCCGAACGCATCACCGTGGTGCCCGGGGCGATGTATTCGGCCAAGGGCCGCTACCGCAACTGCCTGCGCCTGTCCTGCTGCTACCCCTGGAACGAAGCCTACCAACGCGCGCTGGCGCGGGTGGGCGAACTGGCGGGAGAGCTGGCCGGTTAA
- a CDS encoding YecA/YgfB family protein encodes MSHKPLSEQDYQRLSSTLARFTGQGCMNLEQLDGFFAALLAGPEAIRPAECLPIILGEAFDDEASFPSEKSLEQFVSLLRGHWQDIANALRDGEFQPWLEADAAGEVRGNDWCEGFVSGMELLNDDWGLLFDSPDNAPLLEAIMALGFERHPDAEMRPFVDGISAETRAELLAALSPSVHGIHDFFAAIRRQLEQEEQDSEPHPRH; translated from the coding sequence ATGTCGCACAAGCCGCTCAGCGAACAAGACTACCAACGCCTGTCCTCCACCCTGGCGCGCTTCACCGGCCAGGGCTGCATGAATCTGGAGCAGCTGGACGGCTTCTTCGCCGCGCTGCTGGCCGGCCCGGAAGCCATCCGTCCGGCGGAATGCCTGCCCATCATCCTGGGCGAAGCCTTCGACGACGAGGCCTCTTTTCCCAGCGAGAAGTCGCTGGAGCAGTTCGTTTCCCTGCTGCGCGGTCACTGGCAAGACATCGCCAACGCCTTGCGCGACGGCGAATTCCAGCCCTGGCTGGAAGCGGACGCCGCCGGCGAGGTCCGCGGCAACGACTGGTGCGAAGGCTTCGTATCCGGCATGGAGCTGCTGAATGACGACTGGGGGCTGCTGTTCGACTCGCCCGACAACGCGCCGCTGCTGGAAGCCATCATGGCGCTAGGCTTCGAGCGCCACCCGGACGCCGAGATGCGCCCCTTCGTCGACGGCATCTCCGCCGAAACGCGCGCCGAATTGCTGGCCGCCCTCTCCCCGTCCGTGCACGGCATCCACGATTTCTTCGCCGCCATCCGCCGCCAGCTGGAGCAGGAAGAGCAGGACTCGGAGCCGCATCCGCGTCATTGA
- the folD gene encoding bifunctional methylenetetrahydrofolate dehydrogenase/methenyltetrahydrofolate cyclohydrolase FolD, with protein MTAQLIDGKAVAERLVGKVKAGVEARLAQGKRAPALAVVLVGNDPASAVYVGAKKKGCEKAGVRSVSHELPAETSQQQLLEIIDRLNADDGIDGILVQLPLPKQIDPQTVIERIDPKKDVDGFHPYNVGRLVIKMPLMRPCTPRGVMTLLEEYGIDPKGQKVVIVGASNIVGRPQALEMLMARATVTVCHSATKNLEAEVAAADILVVGVGIPNFVKGEWIKPGAVVIDVGVNRLDNGKLCGDVEFAAASERAGYITPVPGGVGPMTIATLLQNTLDSANLNA; from the coding sequence ATGACGGCGCAATTGATTGACGGCAAGGCGGTGGCGGAGCGTTTGGTTGGCAAGGTAAAGGCGGGCGTGGAGGCGCGTTTGGCGCAGGGCAAGCGCGCGCCGGCGCTAGCTGTGGTGCTGGTGGGCAATGATCCGGCTTCCGCGGTGTATGTCGGCGCCAAGAAAAAAGGCTGCGAAAAGGCGGGCGTGCGTTCGGTGTCGCATGAATTGCCGGCAGAAACCAGCCAGCAGCAATTGCTGGAAATTATCGACCGGTTGAATGCCGACGACGGCATAGACGGCATTCTGGTGCAATTGCCGCTGCCCAAGCAGATTGATCCGCAGACGGTAATCGAACGCATTGATCCGAAAAAGGACGTGGACGGTTTCCATCCTTATAATGTCGGCCGCCTGGTCATCAAGATGCCGCTGATGCGGCCGTGCACGCCGCGCGGCGTGATGACGCTGCTGGAAGAGTACGGCATCGACCCCAAGGGGCAGAAAGTGGTGATCGTCGGCGCGTCCAATATCGTGGGCCGTCCGCAGGCGCTGGAAATGCTGATGGCGCGCGCCACGGTCACGGTGTGCCACAGCGCGACCAAGAATCTGGAAGCCGAAGTGGCCGCCGCCGACATCCTGGTGGTGGGCGTGGGCATTCCCAACTTCGTCAAGGGTGAGTGGATCAAGCCGGGCGCAGTGGTGATCGACGTCGGCGTCAACCGCCTCGATAACGGCAAGCTGTGCGGCGACGTCGAGTTCGCCGCCGCCAGCGAGCGCGCGGGCTACATCACGCCGGTCCCCGGCGGAGTGGGACCGATGACCATCGCCACCCTCTTGCAGAATACCCTGGATTCCGCCAATCTGAACGCCTGA